In Exiguobacterium sibiricum 7-3, a genomic segment contains:
- the trpC gene encoding indole-3-glycerol phosphate synthase TrpC, which yields MNILDRIIETKRLEVAQLKMTGVPSAEHRPSNPSIHQSLGGTDLSVIAEIKRASPSKGDISLNVDPVAQAKRYAASGATVISVLTDQTYFKGSMEDLAAVTAAVDVPVLCKDFMVDRIQIDLAKAHGASLILLIVAALDDDTLHDLYDYAYASGLEVLVEVHDATELERAEQLQAKIIGINNRNLKKFEVSLDTSLALLKTKSPDVRYISESGIKTVEEAKMLHAAGADGILIGETLMRAEDPADFIQAVSGVKHDTH from the coding sequence ATGAATATCTTAGACCGCATCATCGAGACGAAACGACTGGAAGTCGCACAATTGAAAATGACCGGGGTCCCTTCGGCGGAGCATCGCCCGTCAAATCCATCGATCCATCAATCACTTGGTGGAACCGATTTATCCGTCATCGCGGAAATCAAACGGGCCTCACCGTCAAAAGGCGACATCTCATTAAACGTCGATCCTGTGGCGCAGGCGAAACGGTATGCTGCCAGCGGCGCGACCGTCATCTCGGTCTTGACGGACCAGACGTATTTTAAAGGGAGTATGGAAGATCTGGCAGCGGTCACCGCAGCCGTCGATGTGCCGGTCCTGTGCAAGGATTTTATGGTTGACCGAATTCAAATTGATTTGGCGAAAGCACACGGCGCCAGTTTGATTCTATTGATTGTCGCGGCGCTTGATGATGACACGTTACACGATCTGTATGACTATGCTTATGCAAGTGGGCTTGAAGTCTTGGTCGAAGTCCATGATGCGACGGAGCTCGAGCGGGCGGAACAGTTGCAGGCGAAAATCATCGGCATCAACAATCGGAACCTGAAGAAGTTCGAAGTGAGTCTCGACACGTCGCTTGCGTTACTGAAGACGAAGTCACCGGATGTCCGGTATATCAGCGAAAGTGGGATTAAAACGGTCGAGGAAGCGAAAATGTTGCACGCAGCGGGAGCGGATGGGATTTTAATCGGCGAAACCTTGATGCGGGCGGAAGATCCGGCTGATTTCATTCAAGCTGTCAGTGGAGTCAAACATG
- the trpD gene encoding anthranilate phosphoribosyltransferase: MKDVLTKLTNANHLRYEEMQQAARALFAADVTDSEIAAFLVALKAKGETAEELAGLASIMREVALDIPVTGTDFIDNCGTGGDGSQSFNISTTAAFVLAGAGAKVAKHGNRSVSSKTGSADVLEALGVPLDITAEDIAKLLEVNGIAFLFAQRMHPRVKQIMKVRRDLRIPTIFNLIGPLTNPVPLKTQLLGIYREDLLETMALTLHRLGRKRAIVLHGACGMDEASLAGTNQLVLLDQGELIRFSLHPEEVGLSVAPIEAIRGGTAAENADILLRVLRGEAGPYRDTVLLNAGIALFAEGRVETIREGIERAAQSIDSGRALEKLQYLQRMKQQEAIG, from the coding sequence ATGAAGGACGTATTGACGAAATTGACGAATGCCAATCATCTCCGCTATGAAGAAATGCAACAGGCAGCCCGCGCGTTATTTGCGGCGGATGTCACAGACAGCGAAATCGCAGCTTTTCTCGTTGCGCTGAAAGCAAAAGGGGAAACGGCGGAAGAACTAGCCGGTCTTGCTTCCATCATGCGGGAAGTTGCGCTCGACATTCCGGTGACGGGAACGGACTTTATCGATAACTGCGGAACAGGCGGCGACGGTTCCCAATCCTTTAACATCAGCACGACAGCGGCATTCGTTTTAGCCGGTGCCGGAGCCAAAGTAGCGAAACACGGAAACCGGAGTGTCTCAAGCAAGACGGGCAGTGCCGACGTACTCGAAGCACTGGGTGTTCCGCTCGATATCACGGCAGAAGATATTGCGAAGTTGCTTGAAGTAAACGGGATTGCCTTCCTGTTCGCCCAACGGATGCACCCGCGTGTCAAACAAATCATGAAAGTTCGCCGCGATTTACGGATTCCGACAATCTTTAATCTGATTGGACCGCTGACGAATCCAGTGCCGCTAAAAACACAGTTACTCGGAATTTACCGGGAAGATTTGCTTGAGACGATGGCCTTGACGTTGCATCGGCTTGGACGAAAACGTGCCATCGTCTTACACGGAGCGTGCGGGATGGACGAAGCATCACTCGCAGGGACAAATCAATTGGTCCTGCTCGATCAAGGCGAACTGATCCGGTTCAGTCTCCACCCGGAAGAAGTCGGATTATCCGTTGCGCCGATTGAAGCCATCCGTGGTGGTACGGCAGCGGAAAATGCGGATATTCTATTGCGGGTCCTGCGCGGAGAAGCAGGTCCATACCGGGACACGGTCTTACTCAATGCCGGCATTGCTTTGTTTGCGGAAGGACGGGTCGAGACAATTCGTGAAGGAATCGAACGAGCAGCGCAAAGCATTGATTCCGGTCGGGCGCTTGAAAAACTACAATATTTACAACGAATGAAACAACAGGAGGCAATCGGATGA
- a CDS encoding anthranilate synthase component II: MIVLIDNYDSFTYNLYQYAAVYDEIQVIRNDAIEVNAIADLNPDGIILSPGPGHPKDAGICLDVIETYSGKIPILGVCLGHQAIGQAFGGRVVEADEIRHGKTSTIRQTGRLFAGLPEQLDVMRYHSLIVDRTTLPEVLEVTAVTEDGTIMALEHHTHPTYGIQFHPESIGTPLGQQMIQRFIELTKE; the protein is encoded by the coding sequence ATGATTGTACTGATTGATAACTATGATTCCTTTACCTATAACCTGTATCAATATGCGGCCGTCTACGATGAAATCCAAGTCATTCGCAATGATGCGATTGAAGTGAATGCGATTGCCGACTTGAATCCGGACGGCATCATCTTATCACCGGGACCCGGCCATCCGAAAGATGCCGGCATCTGTCTCGACGTGATTGAGACATACTCCGGAAAAATTCCGATTCTCGGTGTCTGTCTCGGACACCAGGCAATCGGTCAAGCATTTGGCGGACGCGTCGTCGAAGCGGATGAGATCCGGCACGGAAAGACGTCAACAATCCGGCAAACCGGACGATTGTTTGCCGGTCTTCCGGAACAACTCGACGTCATGCGTTACCACTCCTTGATTGTCGACCGGACGACCTTACCGGAAGTGCTGGAAGTGACCGCTGTGACCGAGGATGGGACAATCATGGCTCTTGAGCATCACACGCATCCGACATACGGGATTCAGTTTCATCCGGAATCGATCGGAACTCCGCTTGGCCAACAAATGATTCAACGATTTATCGAACTGACGAAGGAGTGA
- the trpE gene encoding anthranilate synthase component I: MIETEQLIIEQIEMNGDELTPISIFLNLEGDRKCLLESSASGSNGRYSIIGVNPVELLRAEGNQVTRHHLQTEETVTMTGNPVQLLQQSVTRGTTDADFPFLSGAIGYVGYDAIRSYENIGQVPDSDRNLPDALLAVYDEIILYDHLEHRVHLIHTSLGGLTDRQEMIRKLQLRKTLLEQTGQQTRIERPLENIVYQPQIEKETFLSLVEQAKQHIRQGDVFQLVLSQRLDATFAGDPFHFYRKLRQDNPSPYLFYIDLGEVIVLGASPESLVQVKGRHVTTNPIAGTRPRGKTKQEDTQLAYELLNDEKEQAEHRMLVDLGRNDLGQVCQVGSIHVSREMEIERFKNVMHLVSVVEGTLAEGRTGADALISCLPAGTVSGAPKIRAMQLINQYETKKREVYAGAVGYFDVSGNLDFALAIRTMVIQHGKAYVQAGAGIVYDSDPTLEYEETLHKAKSLLEVWK, from the coding sequence ATGATCGAGACAGAACAATTGATAATCGAGCAAATCGAAATGAACGGCGATGAGTTGACGCCCATCTCCATCTTTTTAAATCTCGAGGGGGACCGGAAATGTCTGCTTGAAAGCTCAGCGAGCGGCAGTAACGGTCGTTACTCGATCATCGGCGTCAATCCGGTCGAATTGCTTCGGGCGGAAGGCAATCAAGTGACGCGGCACCATCTTCAGACGGAAGAAACCGTGACGATGACAGGGAATCCGGTCCAACTCCTGCAACAGTCTGTGACACGGGGAACAACCGATGCCGACTTTCCGTTCTTAAGCGGCGCCATCGGCTATGTCGGCTATGATGCGATTCGGTCGTATGAAAACATCGGACAGGTACCGGACAGTGACCGCAATTTGCCGGACGCCTTGCTTGCCGTCTATGACGAAATCATTTTATATGACCACCTGGAACACCGGGTGCATTTAATTCATACGTCACTCGGCGGACTGACGGATCGGCAGGAGATGATTCGGAAACTGCAGCTCCGCAAAACCTTACTTGAACAAACCGGTCAGCAGACCCGGATCGAGCGCCCGCTTGAAAACATCGTCTATCAACCGCAGATTGAGAAAGAAACCTTTTTATCGCTTGTCGAACAGGCGAAACAGCATATTCGTCAGGGGGACGTCTTCCAACTGGTGCTCTCGCAACGGTTAGACGCAACATTCGCTGGCGACCCGTTCCATTTTTACCGGAAGTTGCGGCAGGACAATCCGAGCCCATACCTGTTTTACATCGATTTAGGGGAAGTCATCGTCCTCGGGGCGTCACCGGAAAGTCTCGTTCAAGTCAAAGGTCGCCATGTCACGACGAATCCGATTGCCGGGACCCGGCCCCGCGGAAAAACGAAACAGGAAGATACACAACTGGCGTATGAGTTATTGAACGACGAGAAAGAACAAGCCGAACACCGGATGCTTGTTGATTTAGGTCGAAATGATCTTGGTCAAGTCTGTCAGGTCGGTAGCATCCATGTCTCGCGGGAAATGGAAATCGAACGTTTCAAAAATGTCATGCATCTTGTTTCCGTCGTCGAAGGAACGCTTGCAGAAGGACGGACTGGGGCTGACGCGTTGATTTCCTGTTTGCCGGCCGGTACCGTTTCGGGAGCCCCGAAAATCCGGGCGATGCAGCTGATCAATCAATATGAGACAAAAAAACGGGAAGTCTATGCCGGAGCGGTCGGATATTTTGATGTCAGCGGAAATCTTGATTTTGCGCTCGCCATCCGGACAATGGTCATCCAACATGGAAAAGCGTACGTTCAGGCCGGAGCGGGTATAGTCTATGACTCTGATCCGACCTTGGAGTATGAAGAGACGTTGCATAAGGCGAAGTCACTACTGGAGGTCTGGAAATGA
- a CDS encoding dihydrolipoamide acetyltransferase family protein, producing the protein MKTETLTMPQLGESVTEGTISLWLVKPGDTVKKYDPIAEVITDKVTAEVPSSFDGVIDKLLAEEGDTLQVGEAIVTLQVSGGSTEVAATEEAVPAVAEIPVSSDQSMKKRYSPAVLKLSAEHGIDLEQVLGTGAGGRITRKDLLKIIETGQIAQPDTVEAPTIESVPAAKPAEQRESSQPERPQAAKLTASTTEAGDIEIPTAGVRQAIATNMVRSKQEAPHAWLMIEVDVTNLVEARNRHKDAFFKQEGVKLTFLPFFMKATVEGLKKHPIMNSTWAGDKIIQKKAINLSLAVATQEALFVPVVKNADELSIKGLARAIDDFGKRAQAGRLSSSEMQGGTFTVNNTGSFGSIQSAPILNFPQAAILSVESIVKRPVWVNGMFAARDMVNLCMSIDHRVLDGLVAGQFLQTVKQALESIDPNQLSLY; encoded by the coding sequence ATGAAAACCGAAACATTAACGATGCCACAACTTGGTGAGAGTGTAACGGAAGGGACGATTTCCCTCTGGCTCGTCAAACCGGGTGATACGGTCAAAAAATATGATCCGATTGCGGAAGTCATCACCGATAAAGTGACAGCGGAAGTCCCGTCGTCCTTCGACGGTGTCATTGATAAACTGTTAGCAGAAGAAGGGGACACGTTGCAAGTCGGGGAAGCGATCGTGACCTTGCAGGTCAGCGGCGGATCGACAGAAGTCGCAGCAACGGAAGAAGCCGTTCCGGCGGTCGCAGAAATACCGGTCTCAAGTGATCAATCGATGAAGAAACGTTATTCACCGGCCGTTCTTAAATTGTCTGCCGAGCACGGCATTGATTTGGAGCAGGTCTTGGGAACGGGGGCCGGTGGTCGGATTACCCGGAAAGACCTTCTCAAAATCATCGAAACCGGACAAATCGCACAACCGGATACGGTCGAAGCACCGACGATTGAATCGGTTCCAGCAGCAAAACCAGCCGAGCAACGGGAATCATCGCAACCGGAACGTCCGCAAGCAGCCAAACTGACAGCAAGCACGACGGAAGCCGGAGACATCGAAATTCCGACGGCCGGTGTCCGCCAAGCAATCGCAACGAACATGGTCCGCTCGAAACAGGAAGCACCGCATGCCTGGTTAATGATTGAAGTCGACGTGACGAACCTGGTCGAAGCCCGGAATCGTCATAAAGATGCATTCTTTAAACAAGAAGGGGTCAAATTGACATTCCTTCCGTTCTTCATGAAAGCAACCGTTGAAGGATTAAAGAAACATCCAATCATGAATTCGACGTGGGCGGGCGACAAGATCATCCAGAAAAAAGCAATCAACTTGTCCCTCGCGGTCGCGACGCAAGAAGCCTTGTTCGTACCGGTCGTCAAAAATGCGGATGAACTCAGCATTAAAGGACTGGCCCGGGCAATTGATGATTTCGGCAAACGGGCGCAAGCCGGACGACTGTCGTCAAGTGAGATGCAGGGCGGAACGTTTACGGTCAACAATACCGGATCATTTGGATCGATTCAGTCAGCACCGATTCTGAACTTCCCGCAAGCAGCGATTTTGTCGGTCGAATCAATCGTCAAACGTCCTGTCTGGGTGAACGGCATGTTCGCAGCACGCGACATGGTCAACCTCTGTATGTCGATTGACCACCGGGTGCTCGACGGACTTGTTGCCGGTCAGTTCCTGCAGACGGTCAAACAAGCACTCGAGTCAATCGACCCGAATCAACTGTCTTTATATTGA
- a CDS encoding alpha-ketoacid dehydrogenase subunit beta — MTTLSLIEAINSAIKEEMERDESVFVLGEDVGVRGGVFRATQGLLEQFGEERVIDAPLAESAIAGVGIGAAMYGMRPIAEMQFADFIMPAVNQIVSEAAKIRYRSNNDWSCPIVIRAPFGGGIHGALYHSQSVEAMFNSTPGLKIVIPSNPYDAKGLLKAAIRSNDPVLFFEHKRGYRLLKGEVPEGDYTVEIGKADVKREGEDLTVITYGLCVQFALEAAARLEKDGIDVHILDLRTVYPIDREAVVEAARKTGKVLLVTEDNKEGSVMSEVSAIIAEEALFDLDAPIERLCGPDVPAMPYAPTMEKFFNVSSEKIEDKIRTLHAY, encoded by the coding sequence ATGACGACATTAAGTTTAATCGAAGCCATTAACAGTGCCATCAAAGAAGAGATGGAACGTGATGAATCCGTCTTCGTCCTCGGAGAAGACGTCGGCGTCCGCGGCGGTGTTTTCCGCGCGACACAAGGATTACTGGAGCAGTTCGGGGAAGAACGTGTCATCGACGCGCCACTCGCTGAGAGTGCGATTGCCGGAGTCGGAATCGGTGCTGCGATGTACGGGATGCGTCCGATTGCTGAAATGCAGTTTGCGGATTTCATCATGCCGGCCGTCAACCAGATCGTCAGTGAAGCGGCAAAAATCCGTTACCGTTCGAACAATGACTGGTCATGCCCGATCGTCATTCGCGCACCGTTCGGCGGAGGGATTCACGGCGCCCTTTATCATTCCCAATCCGTCGAAGCGATGTTCAATTCGACGCCGGGCTTAAAAATCGTCATTCCGTCTAATCCATATGATGCTAAAGGTTTGCTGAAAGCAGCCATCCGTTCCAACGATCCGGTACTGTTCTTTGAACATAAACGCGGCTACCGTCTGCTCAAAGGCGAAGTGCCGGAAGGAGACTATACTGTTGAAATCGGTAAAGCCGATGTCAAACGGGAAGGTGAAGATTTAACGGTCATCACGTACGGTCTTTGTGTCCAGTTCGCCCTTGAAGCAGCAGCACGTCTTGAGAAAGACGGCATCGATGTTCATATTCTTGATTTACGGACGGTTTATCCGATTGACCGGGAAGCGGTCGTCGAGGCAGCCCGAAAAACCGGTAAAGTCTTGCTCGTGACAGAGGACAACAAAGAAGGCAGCGTCATGAGTGAAGTGTCGGCGATCATTGCGGAAGAAGCACTGTTTGATCTCGATGCGCCAATCGAGCGTCTGTGCGGTCCGGATGTCCCGGCGATGCCATACGCGCCGACGATGGAAAAATTCTTTAACGTCTCGAGCGAAAAAATCGAAGATAAAATCCGGACGCTACACGCGTACTAA
- a CDS encoding thiamine pyrophosphate-dependent dehydrogenase E1 component subunit alpha, with amino-acid sequence MEKIEFKELVELGLTEQDAIQMFETMVRARKIDERMWKLNRAGKIPFLVSCQGQEAAQVGAAYALEKGTDYILPYYRDLGVVLHFGQTSRDIMLSAFAKAEDPNSGGRQMPGHYGSRALNIVTGSSPVTTQVPHAVGIALAAKMRREPLVAYVSFGEGSSNQGDFHEGANFAGIHKLPVILFCENNKYAISTPLSKQLSAKHVADRAIGYGMPGVTIDGIDPLAVYKAVKEARERGLRGDGPTLIEVEVERLVPHSSDDDDKSYRSAEELAELKTRDGVKLFREKLIQMGVLTEETAQDIEAKLEQEVDEATAYAEAAAYDAPENALRYVYDEGETK; translated from the coding sequence ATGGAAAAAATAGAATTCAAAGAACTCGTCGAACTGGGTTTGACGGAGCAAGATGCGATTCAAATGTTCGAAACGATGGTCCGGGCACGCAAGATTGACGAACGGATGTGGAAATTGAACCGGGCTGGAAAAATCCCGTTCCTCGTCTCCTGTCAAGGGCAGGAAGCGGCCCAAGTCGGTGCCGCTTACGCGCTTGAAAAAGGGACGGACTATATCTTGCCGTACTACCGCGATTTGGGCGTCGTGTTGCATTTTGGACAGACGTCACGTGACATCATGTTGTCCGCTTTCGCAAAAGCAGAAGATCCGAACTCAGGCGGACGCCAAATGCCGGGTCATTACGGTTCGCGTGCCCTCAACATCGTGACGGGATCTAGCCCGGTGACGACGCAAGTCCCGCATGCCGTCGGGATTGCCCTTGCTGCGAAGATGCGTCGGGAACCGCTTGTCGCCTACGTTTCGTTCGGTGAAGGGTCATCGAACCAAGGGGACTTCCATGAAGGAGCAAACTTTGCCGGCATCCACAAATTACCGGTCATTCTGTTCTGTGAAAATAATAAATATGCGATTTCGACACCACTCTCGAAACAATTATCGGCGAAACACGTTGCCGACCGGGCGATCGGATACGGGATGCCTGGTGTGACGATTGACGGGATTGATCCGCTTGCTGTCTACAAAGCGGTCAAAGAAGCACGTGAGCGCGGTCTGCGCGGTGACGGTCCGACGTTGATTGAAGTTGAAGTCGAACGTCTCGTACCGCATTCGTCCGATGATGATGATAAATCCTACCGTTCAGCCGAAGAACTGGCTGAACTGAAAACACGTGACGGGGTCAAACTGTTCCGTGAAAAATTGATTCAAATGGGTGTCTTGACGGAAGAAACGGCACAAGACATCGAAGCGAAACTTGAACAAGAAGTCGATGAAGCGACGGCGTACGCGGAAGCGGCAGCTTACGATGCACCGGAAAATGCACTCCGTTACGTGTACGATGAGGGGGAAACGAAATGA